Part of the Scyliorhinus canicula unplaced genomic scaffold, sScyCan1.1, whole genome shotgun sequence genome is shown below.
TCTGGCAGTGACTTAGTTCATCGAGACCTGAATGTAAGTATTTATGTTTGATCTGCGGTTCAAGAATTAAACACCTGTGTAGCTGGAAATAGCGAAGAGCaagatttgcaaacaaggatgtgaATGTTCCATTAAAATGTTGCTTAGCCGAGtcccaatgtaggtcagtgagcataggggtgatgagtgagtgagtgggactcCAGTTTGGCagcttcccttccctgaaggacatcagtgaaccagttgggtttttgtgacaatccagcagttttcatggtcgcTTTTCTCAGtgtcggccccacaaatgaccagattcattcagctcaatttcacaacctgcctttgtgtttttgtcgttctctctcactccctattttctgttttcaatcaatTTCACAGGAGATTCAAAGGATTTACAATTGGGAAACTCAAACCAACATCACATCAAGATCGCACGGAGCCTCACAATTTACCATCGCCCGTATATCATCGGAACATCAACAAAGtttaaaaatgaaaggaaaaagtaTCATTCACAGTGGGGAAAAACCGTACACATGTTCtgagtgtggacgaggattcagcaGATCATCTGACCTGTCAAAACACAAGTGTAGTTAGACTGGGGAGAAAtcgtggaaatgtgaggactgtgggaagggattcagttacccatcTCGCCTGAAACTTCATCGGCGCCATCACacaggagagaggccgttcacctgaaCTGTGTGTGCAAAGGGATTTGCTGATTCATCCAACTTACGGCAACACCATCGGGTTCAcaatggggagagaccgttcacctgctccaagtgtgggaagggattcaccacttcatcccacctgctgacacaccaacgggttcacactgggaagaaaccgttcacctgctctcagtgtgggaagggattcacacagtcatccaccctgaagacacaccagcgacttcacactggggagagaccattcacctgcactgtgtgtAAAATGGGATTTGCTGATTCATCCAACTTACGgcaacaccagcgggttcacaatgGGGAGAGACCGTCCACCTGCACTGGGTCTAAATAGGGATTTGCTGATTCATTCACACTCCGGAAACAACAGCAGAGTCACACCAGGGCGAGACTAtttacctgctccgagtgtgggaaggaattcactcagtCATTAAACCAACAGAAACAACAgcggattcacactgaggagagaccattcacctgctctgtgtgtaaaATAGGATTTGCTAATTCATAAACTCAGAAACACTAGCGTGTTCAATCGGGGGGAAAAACGTGGAAATGTCGGGACTGTGGGCAAAGGTACAGTTGGAAATTCATCAGCGCATTCAGACTGGGGAGTGACCATTtttatgttgtgtgtgtgggaagggattgacTAGTTACCCACCAGGCTGACACACTGGTGAGTTCACTCTGGGGATTCCGTCAATAATCgaacctgcggaaacaccagccaGTTCACAAATAACAATGATTGGATTTTGTTGGGAATGACATTCATGTCTAAACCATATTCATTGGAGtctgttttgctgatgttgataaACTTCAGCTAAGTTATATATTCTGGATAAAAATCAAACATCTGTTTTGTGTTAAATGTAGTCTGTTAAGtttttttatgatgtggagatgccggcgttggactggggtgagcacagtaagaagtcttacaacaccaggttaaagtccaacaggtttgattcaaacacgagctttcggagcgcagctccttcctcaggtgaatgaggaattcacctcattccattcacctgaggaaggagctgtgctccgaaagctcgtgtttgaatcaaacctgttggactttaacctggtgttgtaagagtttcTTTGAAGGCCTCCCTCAAGCTGTCTGCCGTCTCCACCTCTCAGCACTGATTAAAGATACTTGTTAAAATCTCCCTCTCCATTCAAGATTGTATccatttaatgaaatgaaaatcgcttattgtcacgagtaggcttcaatgaagttactgtgaaaagcccctagtcgccacattccggcgcctgtccggggaggctggtacgggaattgaaccgtgctgcttggccAGCcgtggtctgttttaaaagccagcaatttatccCTGTGTGCTAACCTGATTTTCAGGAGTTAAATTTAGGTTTCCAGGATCTTCTTTTCCACTCTGACACCTTTATTAAGTGATGTAGTCACGTAATCACATTACCGTCTGTATTTGTGTTGAGTATTTTTTGAGTTTACTTATTTTTGTGGATAAGATAGCACAAATACTAAAGACTGTACATATTAAATCTTTTAAATTGGAATCTGTAAATAAGatgtttttgttaatttatttaaaaaggaaaaccccCTTACTCCATTTCCAAAATGAGAATTCGAACTATTTGACTCAAGGTAACTGAACAGGTGCCGAGTGTTTATTGGATCAGACGGTGGAGCAGGAAAAACTCACCCGATTCTGATCTTCATTGTGTGGATTTACATTCAAAACCCATCGATAACCTCACTACACCCACTGAGATCAGCTACTCTTCCTTTGGATGATCTCATGATAGAACTTTTGTGGTCCTTTTGAGGATgaaatcatgcttcacacctggtTCTGAAATACTATCACTCTGGGTGTAAGGTATTCCTGGGATAAAACATAGTTCTACATCTTGTCACCTAACACAAATTCATATCGTCACCCGAGTCCCAGATTTAAATGTGATTGTCCAGTCCAGAAAACATATAGAAATTGACCCCGTTAAATCTGATTCAACAAGCTACAAGAGATAGTTTGTGTTGTTCACAATGATGACAGTATCAACCTTCTCCCTAACCTAGCCTAACCCTTCTGCTGACCAGGGAGACTCCTTGTTCAGATGGTGACATTTCCTGTCTGCCCAgttagagaatcatagaatttacagtgcagaagggagaccatttggtccattgcgtctgtactggcccttggaaagagcactctacttaagcccacacttccaccccatcccagtaacgcCACCTCCCCGGGGAGGCTGCTCCCTAagagtctgctgcccttgtctttcacctgaggaaggagcagtgctgcaaaagctagtgatttgaatcaaacctgttggactttaacctggtgttgtaagagtttcTTTGAAGGCCTCCCTCAAGCTGTCTGCCGTCTCCACCTCTCAGCACTGATTAAAGATACTTGTTAAAATCTCCCTCTCCATTCAAGATTGTATccatttaatgaaatgaaaatcgcttattgtcacgagtaggcttcaatgaagttactgtgaaaagcccctagtcgccacattccggcgcctgtccggggaggctggtacgggaatcgaaccgtgctgctggcctgctttaaaagccagcgatttagctgagtgagctaaaccagcccctatgggcagcacggtggcacagcggttagcactctgcctcagagcgccaaggtcccaagctcgatcctggctctgggtctctgtccgtgtggagtctgtacactcCCTCTGTCTTTGcattggttttgcccccacaccccaaagatgtgcagggtcagtggattTGCCACGTTGAATtgctccttatttggaaaaaaattaattgggtacactaaatttatatatatataaaaagatTTTGTCCATTTACCCTAATAACAGCCGACGTGACTCAATGTCATTTTCTTCTTTCTGATACTTCGGAAGCACcgagggatgttttattacattaagacCATAATAGAAGGAGaagaataaggccattcagcctatccagtctcctctgctattcaatcatggctgatctttttctcatccccagtctcctgccttttccccataacccctgatccccttattaatcaggaacctatctatctctgtcttaaagtcactcagtgacttggcctccacagccttctgcggcaaagagttccacagattcactcccctctggctgaagaaattcctcctcatctcttttaaaggatcgtcccttcagtctgaggcagtCATCTCTGgatctagtttctcctactagtggaaacaccctctccacgtacACTCTTTCTCGGctgctcagtattctgtaagactcatccttctaaactccatcgagtacagaccccgaatcctcaactgctccttatgtgacaagttcttcattccagggatcattcctgtgaacctcctctggacccattcgaaggccagcacttccttctttagatatggggccagaactgctcacaatattctaaatggggtctgaccagagccatatacagcctcaacattacatccctgctcttgtattcgagCTCTCTCGACATgcgtgctaacattgcatttgccttcctcactgccaagtgaacctgcatgttaacctagagaatcctgaactagaccTTCAAACTCCCTTTGCGCTTCTGATTTCGAAGCCTTtgtagaaaatagtttatgcccctattcttccttccaaagtgcacaatcTCACACTTTTacacttctgcagcctccctgcttcctcaacactacctagcCCTCTGATTGGCTaatgaggagaatggggatgagaaacatattagccacgattcaatggcagagcagacccgatgggttaaatggcctaattctgctcctatatcttatggtgtgGATGGTGTATCGCCACCAATGTTATCTTCCGAAAATGCATCTTTGCTTATTTTCAGCTTCTGAATCCAggagttggtttagcacagggctaaagagctggcttttaaagccgaccaaggcaggccagcatcacggttcaattcccatacaagcctctccgaacaggcgccggaatgtggcgaccaagggcttttcacaatatcttcatttgaagcctacatgtgacaataagcgatttgcatttcatttttatttcatttcagacTCCTCAACCTGCCTGTACTGCACCACTGAACCCACAATCTGTGACTGAGCGCTGAGGGTTCTCTTTGTCCTATTATACAATTCTACTCAGTTTCAGTCTTAGATTCCTTGGTAGCTGAGAGTCAGTTTCTTTTCTCTGTTTTCCTTTTCAATGAGTGGCTGTCTCTAAAAATACAAGATTCCAAAACACACCTCTTGGCTTGAACCATCACATCAGCACTTGGAGTGAATGACTGGGCTGAGGTCTATCTTGGATAAAAACACAAGGATCACTTGTCATCACAGAATCCTAAAAGtttccagcacagaggaggccattcagcccaccatgttTGTACTGGCTGAGAATGAGCTATTCCCTAGTCcctgtaatatggtgaccagaactatacTTCATACTCTAGCTGTGCTAAACTGGTGTTTTTTAGGTCCAGAATAACCACCCTCCCGCCTCTCATTGACTTCAGTGTGATGGAAATCGACAGTTGGAACCTGCCAACATTTGACAGATATTTACAAATTATTTGCGGGTTTCTTACAATCGGGATTTTTCTCTGTTCAATTCCCTCAATGTGTTCGATAACAGACTGACTTTCGCCTGTGAATATCCAGCTGGATAATTGGGCCCTGATGAACACATCCTTCTTCAACTTGTTGACTCTAAATATTGAATCCTGTGGTTTCAGATACCAGATAATATAGAgcttggggcgaaagggatcaaaggatatgagggaaaagcagaggcgaaagaggccggtgttctggcctttgcgtccctagtcgcccggcggaggatcttgctccaatggaaggatgcgaggcccccaagcgtggaggcctggatcaatgatatggcggggttcattaaattggagaaggtgaaatttgccctgaggggatcagtacaagggttctttaggcggtggcagcctttcctagactTCCCGGCGGAACGGTAGgtaaataggccggcagcagcagcaacccgggggtggggggggggggggggggggggtggtttggatcggtgggagggagaactgtgtacatgggtttgggggatgtggcgggtgttatctctttcccttttgttgtttgggtgttcttttgtgtttttttttcttttgtttgtagttgttttTGAAGTtaggtgggtgttgttcttggggtgttaccgcggttgttttgttaatagagttgagatgtttatattttgtaaaaatttcaataaaaattatttttttttaaaaagagggaaaaGCAGGAATCGGTTACTGAAttgggagatcagccatgatcatcatgaatgaggcgcaggctcgaagggcgAAATGGCCACTCCTtcaattttctatatttctatcatCAAGCTCCCAACAACAGATTGTCTTTTGCTGACTTCATTAACAGCTCTGCAATAATACAGAGTACAGTGATCCCATCCGGAGAACAGGGATAATGTTGGGGTCAACTCCTCATTGTTCGAGTATGTCCAAGCTGACATTAATTACATTGGTTTCTGTGGATCCTATTGTGACTGAGGGTCTGATGTGGGACGACATGGACGTCCACATAACTGGCAGTTTATGTTGTTGTTGGTGCTCAGGGGAAACCTTTGTAGCTGTTCCACTTCTGGTCTTTGTCTGGGAATGTCAGATGTTATGAGTTTGTTGTTGATGGTCCTTGAAACAAACTGAACCAAATTCAATCTTGCTTCCACATGGACTGGTCGATTGCAGTCTTTTCCCAGAGAGGTGGTCTGCAGTGCAGACGTTTGTAAGGATCCTATTTTGGATATCCTTGTATCATTTGTACTGACCACTGTGATGTTGTTTGTCCTGAGACAATCCCCATTGAAGGTCTGCTTGGGGATTTTATAGTCATCCATGTGGGAGACATGACCTGGCTGCCAAGTTCAATGTTCTGGAGGATGGTCTCTATGCTGTTGAGCCCAGCACAATGGGGAACCTGGTTGTTTTGAGATTTTTCTCCTGCTATTGAATTTTTATGATGGTCCTCAGGAGTCTTTGCTGAAAGAGTTCCAGAGCTGTAGCTCCTATAGCATCCCCAGGATTCCGCTCCACACAGCAGGGTGGGAAGGGCAGTGGCCTGGGAGATTTTGATTATAGTCCTCAGTTTAACGTCATGCTGCTTCCCGACTCAAACAGAAATAACGCAGTGGATTCAGAGCTCGATTCCACAGGatatacagcacagcaacagaccattcagcccatccagtccctGCTGGAGTTTCTGCTCCACTCGAGCTGCTCCCATCTTTCCACATCTAAATCTCTCATTGTAATCCTCTATTCACTTCTCCCTCTTGTGTTTGTCTAGTTTCCCCTTCAATACATCTGTACTATTCACTTCACCCACTCTCTGTGCCAGTGAGCTGATTCTCACCATTAGTAGAAtgaatcctgagagataggattaactgtcacatagaaaggcatcgACTGgtcagggataggcagcatggatttgttaaaggaagttcttgcctcacaaatttgatcaaattctttgaggaagtgacaataaATGTTGCTAAAGATCGTGCAGTGAGATGTTGTGCACATagattttagcaaggcgtttgacaaagtcgcATGTGGCAAAAGCTGAAAGCCCGTGGGacacagggcaatgtggcaaactggataaaacgtTGGCTCAGTAACCGGGGACAAAGGGTAATGTTCattggctgcccttgcaattggaaaagTTGTTTCAAGCGGTCtgccacagggctcggtgttgggaccattACTATGTGGGCTATATAGTAACAGTTTGGACCAAGGGAGCATGAttaggaaatttgcagatgacacaaagattggccgaattCTGGACATTGTAGAGGATAGCTATCATCTCCAAAACAATAGAGATGGATTGGTGCAGTGGGCAATCCAGGGGCAATAGGTAATTTAACACAGAaacgtgtgaggtcatgcatttagggagatcAACCAGTTCTGGGAGTGCACAAAAAAATTGGACAGATCTAGATCaaaactgggcattcatgaggtgctgtgagccatcagcagcacaATATTTaaacacaatctgtaacctcacaggctggcatatccctcactctaccattaccatcaagccaagggACCAACCCTGATTCACCATGCAGTGGAGGAGAacatgtcaggagcagcaccaggtttCCCTGAAACAGATTCCAATCTGGTGACCCTATAACAGGAGACGATAAACGTattaaacagcagaagcagctctCGGCAGGACTAAGCGATCTCACTCATAGTGTTTCAGATCAAAGCTGCAGTCCTGCAACATCCACATGGTGGTGAATAATTAAACAAatcacaggaggaggaggctctacaAACATCACCATCTTCGGTGATTGGGGAGACAAGCACATCAGTACAAATTGAAACAAACTGAACCAATTTCAGTGCTGCCTCCATATGGGCTGGTCGACTGCCGTCTTTTCCCAGAGATATGATATGATTCTAGGTGGTTTGCagttcttctgcactgtttgtaatGATCCTTTTTTCGGATGTCCTTGTATCATTTGTACTGACCACTTTCATGTGACTCTTCCCAGTGCGAGTTTGTTCATGTTCAATTAGATTCTGTGATCATTTAAACAGCTTCCCAGAGTGAGAACAACTGAACTGTCCCTCAGTGCGAACAACCTGCTGCTTGACCAGGTCTCCAGTACAAATGACTGGGTTTTGTGTTAAGTGATCCTGGGTTTGCTACCAATACCTCCCCTGAATGCCAAAGCTAAGACAGACACGCTGGAAGCGATAGGGAGCTGGGACATGGCTTTGAGAGTAACCGAAGGTGTAAGAACTGAAATAGTCTGGAGTTAGAAAGGAGGAAAGGCCACAAAAATGCAACATTCAGTAACAGGACATCAATTAATCGCCTCTACCCCAGTGAAATGAAGGTTTCGATAGTGTGTCTGAAATAATATTAGTTCACTTGACATATATTCAGAGGATTAAACTCCAGCCCAGTTACAGAGATTATTAACATCAGCAAAAACAAACTCCAACAGTCAGAATgaccatggttcagtcctggatgtgattaacagcagcagaaTCCAAACCCTGCAGACATTTATGAACCTGTTGCTGTGCCAGATGAGTTGTCCACgtaaatcccttctcacactcagAGAAGGTAaacggtctctccccggtgtgagtgtgctggtgtgtctgcaggttggatgagcgagtgaatcccttcccacagtcagagcaggtgaacggtctctccccagtgtgaacccgctggtgtctcagcaaaacacttgtggttttaaaactcttctcacattCAGAACATTTGAAAGGTTTCTTATCcgagtgaacaagttggtgtgatcTGAGGCTGGTTAAAtaaatgaatccctttccacataaggagcaggtgaatgacctctccccagtgtgaactcgctggtgtttctggaggccagataactgagtaaatcccttcccacacactgtacATCTGAAGGGCCTCTCCtcattgtgaactcgctggtgtatcagcagatcacttgtggttttataACTCTTCTCACATTCAGTACATTTGAAAGGTCTGttatcactgtgaaccagtctgtgAGTAGCGAGGTGGGATGATcgtgtgaatcctttcccacacacagagcaggtgaatggtctctccccagtgtgagtgcgctcgTGTTCAATGAGATTCTGTGATCGTTTGAATAgcttcccacagtgagagcagctgaactgtCTCTCAGTGCGAACAACCTGGTGCTTGACCAGGTCCTCTGAGCTTTTAGAGTTGTTATCACAGTCTGACTGGTTAAACAGCCCCTCAtcaatgtgaacttgctggtgggtccgcaggtgggatgactgaatgaatctctttccacacatggagcaggtgaacggcctctctccagtgtgactgcgtcgatgtatttccagcagggatgggtaattgaatcccttcccacagtcctcacatttccacggtttctccgtgGTGTCGGTGTTGTTGTGTATGTCCAGTTTGGATGGTCAgtggaagcctcgtccacacacagaacacgaatggggtgatgttttttcaggctgtgtaactggttaaagctctttccacagtcagttcactggatcactctcactcggttgtgtgtgtgtctcggtgcttttccagtcacactgatgtttgaaatcttttcccacggacagaacagacaaacatttctccttccacattcaaagatgGATGGTATTCAGGTGCTCATGAattgagtgactctgtcagatctcgatatgatgtttggtttgagtttcccatcTGCAAATCATCGTCCTCTTGTACCTTGTAAAAGACATTGACAGTGTCAGTATTACCATTAGTGCAGGATAGAAATTTAGAACCGACAATTCCAGTTTCTatgattttttctctctcttgtttCCCCAAACTTGTGGTCCAATCAAACGTCCTTCTCAACTAAACCAGAATGTTGTTTCCAGTGTCTATGAGACATCCTGTACCCTGAGGTGTCCACCGGTGTGGAAGGTCTCACGAGTTCCGGTAGACACCGTACGCCCCCTCTCCAGGACCACCCAGGGATTGACAAGACCACAGAAGAGGAACCGACAGCCAGAGCTATCCCCTACCTCTCTGTAAATTGCTGTTTTAATCAGGCCCAAGAGCAGGTCCAGGAGCAGATCCTGTGACTTATTCAGTCCCTCCACACTGGGCAGGCACTGATTCGGAGTGTGGGATTGAAGTGTAAACCAAATGGAGAAGCAGTTCCTTCAGGTAACTATACAGGGGCTATatagctgatttagctcagtgggctagatagctagtttgtgatgcagaataaggccaacagcgtgggttcaa
Proteins encoded:
- the LOC119960869 gene encoding zinc finger protein 239-like — translated: MCGKRFIQSSHLRTHQQVHIDEGLFNQSDCDNNSKSSEDLVKHQVVRTERQFSCSHCGKLFKRSQNLIEHERTHTGERPFTCSVCGKGFTRSSHLATHRLVHSDNRPFKCTECEKSYKTTSDLLIHQRVHNEERPFRCTVCGKGFTQLSGLQKHQRVHTGERSFTCSLCGKGFIYLTSLRSHQLVHSDKKPFKCSECEKSFKTTSVLLRHQRVHTGERPFTCSDCGKGFTRSSNLQTHQHTHTGERPFTFSECEKGFTWTTHLAQQQVHKCLQGLDSAAVNHIQD